One Watersipora subatra chromosome 4, tzWatSuba1.1, whole genome shotgun sequence genomic window carries:
- the LOC137393678 gene encoding neuropeptide-like protein 29, with the protein MKFLVILAAICLAFHQTIASGFGGGFGRGIGGFGGGFGGGFGRGFGGGFGKGYGGGFGKGFGGGFGKGFGGGFGGGFGRGFRGGFGGGFGRGFGGY; encoded by the exons ATGAAGTTCTTGGtaatccttgcggctatctgcCTTGCTTTCCATCAGACTATCGCATCTGGTTTCGG AGGTGGATTTGGTAGAGGAATTGGAGGATTTGGAGGAGGTTTCGGAGGTGGATTTGGACGAGGTTTTGGTGGCGGATTTGGTAAAGGATATGGAGGTGGATTCGGTAAAGGATTTGGAGGTGGATTTGGTAAAGGATTTGGAGGTGGATTTGGAGGTGGATTTGGTAGAGGATTCAGAGGTGGATTTGGAGGTGGATTCGGCAGAGGCTTTGGAGGAT ATTAG
- the LOC137394935 gene encoding neuropeptide-like protein 29 has translation MKFLVILVALCLTLHQTVASYGGFGGGFGRGIGGFGGGFGGRFGRGFGGGFGRGYGGGFGRGFGGGFGRGFGGGFGGGFGRGFGGY, from the exons ATGAAGTTCTTGGTAATCCTTGTGGCTCTCTGCCTTACTCTCCACCAGACTGTAGCCAGTTATGGTGGTTTTGG AGGTGGCTTTGGTAGAGGAATAGGAGGATTTGGAGGAGGCTTTGGCGGTAGATTCGGACGAGGCTTTGGTGGCGGATTTGGAAGAGGTTATGGAGGCGGGTTTGGTAGAGGATTTGGAGGAGGTTTTGGTAGGGGATTCGGTGGTGGATTCGGAGGTGGATTTGGCAGAGGCTTTGGAGGAT ATTAG